The genomic DNA atttagtatttcataatttcttgagaaattccctagacctagctttttgatccttgaattttcacagcttttatttaatattttgcattgcttttctttatttaaatcaacttgtttagtgtaatcataaaactctataatttattgtgtaatcttgagtccttgtggaatttgacccttaagtactacaatgatctcttaatttgagagagtaactctagggtttaatttgagcatatcacctTTGATTATATCAAACACTTCAtccaaaaatattactaaaataaattttatccaCAATTATATCACACACTTCatctaaaaataacattattaacacaattattacattttaaatttatttttagaatttatctTTTAAGTTGGGTTAtgggtttagtatttatagCTTAATTTTGATGTATAGTGCTGTTTTTGGAGCTTAATAGATAATGTGCtaaatttaggaaaaaaaaactaatttttatgttATCTATGAGAATTGATctatgatttatttaaaatataataaaatatattattaagtaaatatataataaaaacaagtaGCGGATAGTGTCACATGACTCTTAAATCTATACTATAAAAGGTAGAAAAAGTAGAGTTTTtgacagaaaacataaaacaaattaatcgGTCTAATTTCTCTTGATTGACTTTTCAATATCAATATCAATTACTATATGGTTTGCTCATTAACACACACtactttaaacattttttttgaattttgtagattacaaaatattattacacAAAAGAAAAGCGTGTACTGTTTTATATTCGGAATGAATtgtcaacaaagaaaaatttctaaaacttcTAAGTTTCTACATTGATTTAGAAGGTGAATTTATAgggagacaaaaaaaagtttaggagAAAAGGTCATCACTATCGTGGTGACGAAAAGAACgagtatacaaaaaataatggaaaataaTGGCCAACCTTGGTCCGCCCAGGCGCCCACTACTACTAGTGTGTATATAAGCTTTACCATACGTTTCCACCTGAAGTCAACAACAAACTCATTCAGTCTTTGATGGGATACCAGACACACCAATACTAGACAAGGACAAGCACATACAAATtggctgaggaagaagaaaatggtgatgaagatgaagagcgTTCGTGTGATCATAAACTGTATATTCCTAGCAATTGGAAGCTGTGGAGGCCCTCTAATGTTGCGTCTCTACTTCCACAACGGTGGCGAAAGGATCTGGTTTTCTAGCTTCCTCCAAACTGTAGGTTGTCCTCTTATCCTCTTccctcttctcttttccttccTTAGCCGTCGTCGccttgaagaacaagaaaagactTCACTTTTCCTCATGAAACCTCCTCTCTTCATCGCCTCTGTCGTCGTTGGTCTGCTCATGGGCTTTGACAATTACCTCTACTCTTACGGACTAGCTTATATCCCTGTTTCAACTGCGTCTCTGATCATTTCCGCGCAGTTAGGCTTCACTGCTCTCTTTGCCTTTTTCATGGTGAAGCAAAAGTTCACACCTTTCACTATAAACGCCATCGTTTTGCTCACTGTTGGTGCCGTAGTCCTTGCCTTTAACTCTGATAGTGACAAGCTTGCGAACGAGACACACAAGGAGTACGTTGTTGGGTTCCTCATGACCGCTGGTGCAGCTCTTCTCTACGCGTTTATATTGCCCCTCGTGGAGCTTGCTTACAAGAAATCTCGTCAACGAGTCACGTATACGCTCGTGCTCGAGTTCCAGATGGTCTTGTGCTTTGTTGCTACTTGCTTCTGCCTCGTGGGGATGCTAGCTTCTGGTGATTTCAAGGTAAGAAATatgcttcttgtttttttcctatCATCTTTGAGATGAACAAAGTAGGGTTTTGAGAATCATGAATTGGGTTCTTTGAgactttttcttgttcttcaaggCGACGACGGCGGAGGTATCTGTTTATGGAACCCTAAAAAGGAAGATGTTTTATATAATGAAGATCTGGGATCTTTGAATTTCTTGATTGATACCTAAATGggaaaatgttttaaattggCAGGTGATAGCAAGAGAGNattctactcttgagtcaaatgatcacacaaagcttggaagcgaggggtaggtaaattaccgatgaccccggtattcgcttacacctttgattcagaaaaaaaaaaaaatgtttgaaaaaaatcaaCCCCTTACAagtgagaaaaaggagaggaaaggagatgtatgaagaatgtcttggcctgaagagagtccatatgccattGATCGATATTCCTTTggtaagaattcaccttatttgtgctttagtattgactaatgagatgacaatggagatttcagagattccaaaggattgtgagATTTGAGTaagatttgagtaaggaattcaccttatcatggttaagtataagaagtaagttcttgagttaggtaaatgaagagtgcgaataagaatcatcatgcagttgagtgagttcccagtttttaaacctctttcacatgtccaaacttatgttttgcttgagggcaagcaaaggctaagtctgggggagttgatatatcatggtttttgtggtttttaaccataatataactgtgctttttgagtcctttgatttgttttctaggatgttttagagtcttaacatgttttctaggattttggcactNGCCATACAAGActgtgcaatttttcaaagtatgtctcccctctctcttctcttcagtacttcaaaaaaaaaagatcagaaaataaaagaagagaggagaacaaaagatgagatgattttgatcagtttagaggagtaggtaaattacctgtgacctcattattttactcttgagtcaaatgatcacacaaagcttggaagcgaggggtaggtaaattaccgatgaccccggtattcgcttacacctttgattcagaaaaaaaaaaaaatgtttgaaaaaaatcaaCCCCTTACAagtgagaaaaaggagaggaaaggagatgtatgaagaatgtcttggcctgaagagagtccatatgccattGATCGATATTCCTTTggtaagaattcaccttatttgtgctttagtattgactaatgagatgacaatggagatttcagagattccaaaggattgtgagATTTGAGTaagatttgagtaaggaattcaccttatcatggttaagtataagaagtaagttcttgagttaggtaaatgaagagtgcgaataagaatcatcatgcagttgagtgagttcccagtttttaaacctctttcacatgtccaaacttatgttttgcttgagggcaagcaaaggctaagtctgggggagttgatatatcatggtttttgtggtttttaaccataatataactgtgctttttgagtcctttgatttgttttctaggatgttttagagtcttaacatgttttctaggattttggcactgaaggagcgaaatggagcgatttggatcattttggagcatttaaccggaagaaatcaatttggagtctgatcatGTGACcagcgtcgaccgacaccaaaggagcatcggtcgacaccaagacaATCCGACTCAAGTCTTCataattggaagttttacaaattttgccTGAAGtcttccataattgcaacacaagtccttgacgtgttttaggatatatatatatatatataatatttttaggttctagaaacccttaagttatatTTTCCAGCaatcctgtgagattttgagagcttttggaagagagagatctgaaatgagagaagaattcataaactctctctttactcttttaatttcaattgcttattattcagaattatgttttgttcttcattgaatatgtctgagtagtttgcttgttaggttcagagtttttcacagagattttataatttattagatctgtttatttaggattcattatctttctagatcttcatcttaggttgttcttcatattaatcatTGATTgaccatctagaattaataacttaggaaaataaattgatatgggaatataattgattttcctgataaaactttttgatgagcaaaattacttcttgcaaagagatttgatttagtaattttgtgaacttatctaaacctgtttttaaagctgatttttaacctagaattttacaaagagatttggattttctggttttaaatttagataatatttgcagtgaaactgatttattttacaaaagtgtttagagttttagatctgatttttaactGCTtgatcctaatttattgattgatttagtatttcataatttcttg from Camelina sativa cultivar DH55 chromosome 7, Cs, whole genome shotgun sequence includes the following:
- the LOC104704223 gene encoding purine permease 2-like — protein: MVMKMKSVRVIINCIFLAIGSCGGPLMLRLYFHNGGERIWFSSFLQTVGCPLILFPLLFSFLSRRRLEEQEKTSLFLMKPPLFIASVVVGLLMGFDNYLYSYGLAYIPVSTASLIISAQLGFTALFAFFMVKQKFTPFTINAIVLLTVGAVVLAFNSDSDKLANETHKEYVVGFLMTAGAALLYAFILPLVELAYKKSRQRVTYTLVLEFQMVLCFVATCFCLVGMLASGDFKVRNMLLVFFLSSLR